The Thermoplasmata archaeon genomic interval CGCCCCGTCGCACCGTGCGCACGGCGAGCCGGGTGGCCACGCAGCTCGCGTCGCCCGGATCCGGAATCCGGAATCCGGAAATCGCGCATCGCACCGTTCATCGTTCACCCGGACCGCAGAGAAGGGAGCCACTAGCGGCCGTGCTCGTGCGATGGTCCAAGCCGACCCCGGCTCGCTCTGCCGTTGGCTGCGTTCGAAGGAAAAGCGTGGGTGTCAAGGCGAGACGCTCCGCCGGTATCGAGAGATCGTACGGTCCTGCCTACAGGAGATGCGCCGGCAAGGTCGGTCGGAATCCCCCAGCCGCTGGCGCGAGCGAGATTTTGACCACTTACGGCTCCGCGCCGCCCGGTCGCGTTGGGCCTTCGGGATCCTGATCGATTACGCGCGCTTTGCGGGAAACCGGATCACTCCGCTGGTCTCCGTTCCCCCACGCCCGTTCTCCCAGCGCGTTCGATGGCTCGATCGATCCAGTATGGAAGGGTTGATTCGATCCGTTCGAAGGGATCCCGCCCTTTCGCTGATCGTCGTGCTCGGGCTGGGCCAGGGCCTCCGCCGGATCGAATGGAGGAGGCTGCGGGTGGCGGACGTAGACCTGGAGTCCGGGCGCATTCTCGTGCGGGGAAAAGGACGCACCGTTCCGAAGCTCGTGTGGATGCCGGTCCATCCTGCATTGCCTCCGATATGGAAGAGGTTCCTAGCCCGACGCGATCGACTGATCGCGAGAAATCAACTTCGAAGCGACGCCCCGCCCGTGCCTCCAGAGGCGTTCATCCACTGGTGGCGCGGGAGGCTGGTCCCCTACTCGCTCGCCGGCCTGGACGCGTGGGTGGGACGGCTCGGGAGGCGATTGGGGACCGGAGCGGGGGCGCATCGGCTGAGCTCCCATATGCTTCGCCGCTCCGGAGCGACGCTCCTCGAGGAGGTACTCCTCGGATCCCCACATCCATCCCTCGACGGAGTGTATCGGGCCATCCAATCGTTCCTGCGGCACGAGAACCTCGCCACCACGATGCGATACCTCCAAGAGAACCCCGCACGTCAGCGGCGGGCTCTCGAGCAGTTCGGTTCGGCGCTCCCGTGGGTATAGGGCGCCCCCATCTGAGGGCCCGATGTTCTTGGGCGTCGACCCGGCACGGGCACTCGGCCCTCCGAGGGACCGAGAACGCCCGGTGAATCTCGTGTTCACCGCTATCTACATATATCGTGTTGATAGTGGTCGACATGATGGCCGGAGCGAAGGTCGAACTAGGTCTGGTCCCTCGACTCGAACGACTCACGGGTGAGGACGCGAGCTGTTGCGTCCCGGAGTATCGCGCGCTCTCTCGTGAAGTGACCCATGCGCAGGGATTCGCGCAAGCCCTGACCCGAGCGCGGGCTCTCTCCGATAGGAGTCGAATGACCGCGGTCAGCCTCCTTCGCAGGCGCCCGGAGCTGTGTGCCTGCGAGATCCAGGCCGTCCTCGGGGTCTCCCATGCCACGGTCAGCCACCATATGAGGGTCCTGTCCAAAGCCGGGATCGTTCAGGGCCATCGGAAGGGGAAGTGGATGTACTATCGTCTCGCTTCGGCGGCGGGGGTCGACATCCCGTGACCGATCCGGCGACCGACGCGGATACGGTCCGAGCCCAGGTCCGAGAGCGATACGCGGCCCAAGCAAGGAGCGGAGAGGTCGTCTCCGGGGGATCCGCCTCGTCCTCCTGCTGTGGGAGCAGCGGCGGCCCGTGCTGCGACGCCGGTTCCCAGTCGCTGGCACTCGGTTACTCGGCCACCGATCTGAACGCACTCCCGCCGGGTGCCGACCTCGGCCTGGGGTGCGGCACGCCCGGAGAACTCGCCGACCTCCGACCCGGCGAGGTCGTGGTCGATCTAGGGAGCGGAGCGGGGATCGACTGCTTCATCGCCGCCCGCCGTGTCGGGCGTAGCGGTCGGGTGATCGGGGTCGACATGACGCCCGAGATGCTGGCGAAGGCCCGCGACCTCGCAAAGACCTCCGGCGATCTGCCCGTAGAGTTTCGGCTGGGCGAGATCGAACACCTACCGGTCGCCGACGAGTCGGTGGACGTGGTGATGTCGAATTGCGTCATCAATCTCGTAGTCGACAAGGGCCAGGTCTATCGCGAAGCCTTTCGGATCCTTCGACCCGGGGGCCGGATCGCCATCGCGGATGTGGTCGCAACTCGTCCGATCTCCGCCGCCATGCGGGCCGACTCGGACCGATGGTGCTCCTGCTCTTCGGGGGCGATCCCCTCCGCGGAGGTCTCCGCCCTGTTGCGCTCCGCCGGCTTTGCCGACATATCGATCGAGATCCCGTCTGCGAGCAAGTCCCCGGAGTCCCTCGAAGGGCAGGACGAGATCGGAGTGGTGGCAGCGGCGGTCCGAGCGCGCAAGCCCGGAAGGAACTGAATCCGGTGTCCGATCGACTGGTTGTTTTCATCTGCGTCGAGAACGCGTGCCGCTCGCTCATGGCCGAGGCGATGTTCAACGCGAGCCCGCCTCCCGGCTGGCAGGCGACCTCCGCGGGGACCGTGCCGTCGCCCTCTCCGAATCCACGAACCCTTCCCATGCTGGCCGAGATCGGCCTGGCGCTCCCCGACCATCCTCCGCGGCTGCTCACGAAGGAACTGATGGACCGCGCCGATCTGCGCGTGACGATGGGGTGCCTCGACGACGCGAGCTGTCCCGCACATCTCAAGGAGCTCGAGCTTCGCGATTGGGGCCTGCGCGATCCGGCGAGGTTGGACGATGCCGGGTTCCGTGAGGTCCGAGATGACATCCGGCAACGGGTGGGTCGCCTTCGGCTCGAGATATCGTTGCACGACCGAAGGCTCGGCCGTGCGCCGGCCGCCTCCTCGTGAAGCGCAGTTGTTCCCTCCGATGCGTCGCCGAAGCGATCGGCCCGGCATTGATCGTCCTCGACGCGGAGACGGGAGCTGTCCTACAATGGTCGGACCGTTGAGGTGGGGAGCATGGTAACGCCTCCGGAGAGCTGCACGGTGCGGTCCCCATCCGCGAAGCTGCCGTTCCTCGACCGCTACCTCACCGCCTGGATCTTCGCGGCCATGCTCGGAGGACTCGCCCTTGGTCACTTCGATC includes:
- a CDS encoding low molecular weight phosphatase family protein, giving the protein MSDRLVVFICVENACRSLMAEAMFNASPPPGWQATSAGTVPSPSPNPRTLPMLAEIGLALPDHPPRLLTKELMDRADLRVTMGCLDDASCPAHLKELELRDWGLRDPARLDDAGFREVRDDIRQRVGRLRLEISLHDRRLGRAPAASS
- the arsM gene encoding arsenite methyltransferase, with the translated sequence MTDPATDADTVRAQVRERYAAQARSGEVVSGGSASSSCCGSSGGPCCDAGSQSLALGYSATDLNALPPGADLGLGCGTPGELADLRPGEVVVDLGSGAGIDCFIAARRVGRSGRVIGVDMTPEMLAKARDLAKTSGDLPVEFRLGEIEHLPVADESVDVVMSNCVINLVVDKGQVYREAFRILRPGGRIAIADVVATRPISAAMRADSDRWCSCSSGAIPSAEVSALLRSAGFADISIEIPSASKSPESLEGQDEIGVVAAAVRARKPGRN
- a CDS encoding site-specific integrase, which encodes MVQADPGSLCRWLRSKEKRGCQGETLRRYREIVRSCLQEMRRQGRSESPSRWRERDFDHLRLRAARSRWAFGILIDYARFAGNRITPLVSVPPRPFSQRVRWLDRSSMEGLIRSVRRDPALSLIVVLGLGQGLRRIEWRRLRVADVDLESGRILVRGKGRTVPKLVWMPVHPALPPIWKRFLARRDRLIARNQLRSDAPPVPPEAFIHWWRGRLVPYSLAGLDAWVGRLGRRLGTGAGAHRLSSHMLRRSGATLLEEVLLGSPHPSLDGVYRAIQSFLRHENLATTMRYLQENPARQRRALEQFGSALPWV
- a CDS encoding metalloregulator ArsR/SmtB family transcription factor, whose product is MAGAKVELGLVPRLERLTGEDASCCVPEYRALSREVTHAQGFAQALTRARALSDRSRMTAVSLLRRRPELCACEIQAVLGVSHATVSHHMRVLSKAGIVQGHRKGKWMYYRLASAAGVDIP